A portion of the uncultured Draconibacterium sp. genome contains these proteins:
- a CDS encoding sialate O-acetylesterase produces MKTKLILLYVLLSAVVFSVNAEVKLPKIFSSNMVLQQGIEIPVWGWATPGEEISVSLLEQRVETNGNTGMMSTVMLSTSETTADSDGKWMAKLPAQKYGGPFTLRIKGKNTISLTNVMIGEVWVCSGQSNMEWPLAQVKNADEEVAAAKHSNIRLFTVPRKVAQFAEEDMESGEWLECTPQTAHNFSAVGYFFGKALQEELDVPIGLIHSSWGGTVAETWTSSQTIQNDPDFREPMIELQQMNLEEYRKNKEAEIRKILGGEIPTEDEGMQNGEPVWSDPELNDTDWSKIIAPGLWEEQGYIDIDGVGWYRKEIDLTEDQTQTNLNLHLGKIDDSDITFLNGIEIGKTENQYDKERVYTIDKKYLNPGKNMIVVRVNDTGGGGGIWGDPEDQYVAIGQEKIDISGDWKFKISKAVMQDIDLGPNSYPTLLFNGMINPIVPFGIKGVIWYQGESNASRAKQYQRVFPNLINDWRTQWNQGNFPFLYVQLANYMKPVQKPTESEWAELREAQTMTLDLPNTGMASAIDIGEADDIHPRNKQDVGKRLALNAIKVAYNKDIVYTGPTFESVEFKDGKAYITFSETGSGLAVKDKYGYVKAFTIAGADREFYWAKAEIINKNTVVVYSYAVTNPVAVRFGWADNPDDLNLYNLELLPANPFRTDDWPGITK; encoded by the coding sequence ATGAAGACAAAGCTCATTCTGCTATATGTTTTACTTTCTGCTGTTGTTTTTAGTGTAAATGCAGAAGTAAAACTCCCCAAAATATTTAGTTCAAATATGGTATTGCAACAAGGAATTGAGATTCCTGTTTGGGGCTGGGCAACGCCGGGAGAGGAAATCTCCGTTTCTCTTCTAGAACAAAGAGTTGAAACCAATGGAAATACAGGTATGATGTCGACCGTTATGTTGTCCACTTCAGAAACAACTGCTGATTCGGATGGCAAATGGATGGCAAAACTGCCGGCTCAAAAGTACGGAGGACCATTCACACTTAGGATAAAAGGTAAAAACACCATTTCGTTAACAAATGTAATGATCGGAGAAGTTTGGGTTTGCTCAGGGCAATCGAATATGGAATGGCCGCTGGCGCAGGTAAAAAATGCCGATGAAGAAGTAGCTGCTGCCAAGCATTCTAACATACGGTTGTTTACGGTACCTCGCAAAGTAGCACAATTTGCTGAGGAAGATATGGAGAGTGGTGAATGGCTGGAATGCACCCCACAAACTGCCCACAATTTTTCGGCAGTTGGCTATTTTTTTGGCAAAGCTTTACAGGAAGAACTGGATGTACCTATCGGATTGATTCACTCGTCGTGGGGAGGTACAGTTGCCGAAACATGGACCAGTTCGCAAACCATTCAAAACGATCCCGATTTTAGGGAGCCGATGATTGAGTTGCAACAAATGAATCTTGAGGAGTACCGAAAAAATAAAGAAGCTGAAATTCGCAAAATACTGGGTGGTGAAATTCCCACTGAAGATGAAGGAATGCAGAATGGAGAACCTGTATGGTCGGACCCTGAATTAAACGATACCGACTGGAGTAAGATTATTGCTCCGGGATTATGGGAAGAACAAGGTTATATTGATATTGACGGAGTTGGCTGGTACCGAAAAGAGATTGACCTTACTGAAGACCAAACGCAAACCAACCTCAACCTGCACTTGGGAAAAATAGATGATTCGGACATTACCTTTTTAAATGGAATTGAAATTGGGAAAACGGAAAACCAGTACGACAAAGAAAGAGTGTACACCATTGATAAGAAATACTTAAATCCCGGCAAAAACATGATTGTTGTTCGAGTTAACGACACTGGTGGTGGCGGTGGAATCTGGGGCGATCCGGAAGACCAGTATGTTGCAATCGGGCAGGAAAAAATAGATATCTCGGGCGATTGGAAATTCAAAATTTCAAAAGCTGTAATGCAGGATATTGATCTCGGACCAAACTCGTATCCTACCCTTTTATTCAATGGCATGATAAACCCAATTGTACCATTCGGTATTAAAGGTGTTATCTGGTATCAGGGCGAATCAAATGCCAGCAGGGCAAAACAGTATCAACGTGTATTTCCGAATTTAATTAACGATTGGCGCACACAATGGAACCAAGGCAATTTCCCGTTTTTATATGTGCAACTGGCCAATTATATGAAACCGGTACAAAAACCAACAGAGAGCGAATGGGCAGAACTGCGCGAGGCACAAACAATGACATTGGATCTGCCAAATACAGGAATGGCATCCGCTATTGATATTGGCGAAGCTGACGATATTCACCCGCGTAACAAGCAAGACGTGGGAAAACGATTGGCTTTAAATGCGATTAAGGTAGCTTACAACAAAGATATTGTATACACCGGTCCAACTTTCGAGTCGGTGGAATTTAAAGATGGCAAAGCGTACATCACCTTTTCAGAAACAGGATCGGGTTTGGCGGTAAAAGACAAATATGGCTATGTAAAAGCATTTACTATAGCCGGGGCCGACAGGGAGTTTTATTGGGCAAAAGCCGAGATTATTAACAAAAATACGGTTGTAGTTTATTCTTATGCGGTTACCAACCCGGTGGCAGTGCGTTTTGGCTGGGCCGACAATCCTGATGACTTAAACCTATATAACCTTGAATTGTTACCTGCCAATCCTTTTAGAACAGATGACTGGCCGGGTATTACAAAGTAA
- a CDS encoding transcriptional regulator: MFKSLDPLLHSQVRLAIMTILLNSKSAEFSYLLENIETTKGNLSFQITKLKEGGYIKVKKSFRKNYPLTTLSITPQGIHAYETYIEAISEYFRKSGKL; the protein is encoded by the coding sequence ATGTTTAAAAGCCTCGATCCACTTCTTCACTCGCAGGTTCGGTTGGCAATAATGACCATTTTACTAAACTCAAAGTCGGCCGAGTTTTCGTATCTGCTCGAAAATATCGAAACCACCAAAGGCAACCTGAGTTTCCAGATTACAAAACTGAAAGAGGGTGGCTACATAAAAGTAAAAAAATCGTTTCGCAAAAATTATCCGTTAACTACTTTAAGCATCACCCCTCAGGGAATTCATGCCTACGAAACTTATATAGAAGCTATCTCTGAATATTTCCGCAAATCGGGCAAACTTTAA
- a CDS encoding T9SS type A sorting domain-containing protein produces the protein MKKIGLGLLCVLTHGIFSWAFASKPADFSDSCYPFVYHSHQSAIEQPIAVNDTFILGLGCGKYSVSGNLLSNDTYVQDSFWLSTIDPPAVGNFSCGPQGNFTYGSPSGFRGNITLKYRLSSVSHPTIYSEAQLTIVIDDDNDCDQIINSIDMDDDNDGILDVHEGDDTVDTDQDGIPDYLDIDSDNDGITDFEEWQAEGFCKSLLLCDHNKDGWDDAFDPAEGGDYYEQIDTDMDGIPDFQDIDSDNDGILDYIEAFDLDNDKVPELNFSNLDFDADGLDNSCDTEKCGTSLLNPMGSSSPLPDNDTNNIRDWRDPYNYIVVDDQPFAKTGENKLLVYPNPVVDECNIVLPESADNFPEYSLKIYDMNGRLEHLELFEGKQSLLSLAHLKKGIYIVRVKAGPRDFVARIVKAN, from the coding sequence ATGAAAAAAATAGGTTTGGGTTTGTTATGTGTACTGACACATGGCATTTTCTCGTGGGCATTCGCATCGAAGCCTGCAGACTTTAGCGATTCTTGTTATCCCTTTGTCTATCACTCACACCAGTCAGCAATTGAACAGCCGATTGCGGTTAACGATACTTTTATTCTCGGCTTAGGCTGTGGAAAGTATTCGGTTTCCGGGAACCTGCTGAGTAACGATACCTACGTTCAGGATTCGTTTTGGCTTAGTACAATCGATCCGCCTGCAGTTGGGAATTTTTCGTGCGGCCCGCAAGGTAATTTCACTTATGGCAGTCCATCAGGTTTTCGTGGAAATATTACCTTGAAATACCGACTCAGCAGCGTAAGTCATCCGACTATTTATTCCGAAGCGCAGCTTACAATTGTTATTGACGACGATAACGATTGCGACCAGATTATAAACAGCATCGATATGGATGATGACAACGATGGAATTCTGGATGTGCACGAAGGAGATGATACTGTTGATACCGATCAGGATGGAATTCCTGATTACCTCGACATTGATTCTGATAACGACGGAATTACCGATTTTGAAGAATGGCAAGCGGAAGGATTCTGCAAATCACTACTGCTTTGCGACCATAATAAAGATGGCTGGGATGATGCTTTTGATCCGGCAGAAGGTGGAGATTATTACGAGCAAATTGATACCGACATGGATGGGATTCCGGATTTTCAGGATATTGATTCTGACAACGATGGAATTTTAGATTACATTGAAGCCTTTGATTTGGATAATGACAAAGTTCCGGAACTGAATTTCTCGAACCTGGATTTTGATGCTGACGGCCTCGACAACAGTTGCGATACCGAAAAATGCGGCACATCGCTGTTAAACCCGATGGGCAGCAGCAGTCCGCTACCCGATAACGATACAAACAACATAAGAGACTGGCGCGATCCGTACAATTACATTGTGGTTGATGACCAGCCATTTGCAAAAACAGGCGAGAATAAATTACTTGTTTATCCCAATCCGGTTGTTGACGAATGCAATATTGTGCTTCCGGAGTCGGCAGACAATTTCCCGGAATATTCGCTTAAAATTTATGACATGAATGGAAGATTGGAACACCTTGAATTATTTGAAGGGAAACAATCACTCCTTTCATTGGCTCACCTGAAAAAGGGGATTTACATCGTGCGTGTTAAAGCCGGCCCAAGAGATTTTGTCGCTCGCATCGTAAAAGCTAATTAG
- a CDS encoding fumarate hydratase, with protein sequence MADFKYQKPFPILKDDTEYRCITKDYVSTIEVDGREILKVDPKGLEELAKEAFTDVSFYLRASHLEKLAKILEDPEATDNDKFVAHTMLMNQAVSAEGELPTCQDTGTAIVIGKKGEDVYTGANDAEELSKGIFATYADRNLRYSQVVPFTMTKEKNTGTNLPAQIDLYAEQGNKYEFLFVTKGGGSGNKTFLYQQTKSLLTEENLTKFVQEKIMDLGTSACPPYHLALVIGGTSAEATLATVKKASAGYLDHLPTEGNEGGQAFRDLEWEEKVTKICQESGVGAQFGGKYFVHDVRVIRLPRHAASCPVGLGVSCSADRNIKAKITKEGIFLEQLEKNPARFLPAKAPSMSPAIDIDLDQGMDKVLAELTKYPTKTRLNLSGTLIVARDIAHAQIKQMLDEGKPMPEYFKNHPVYYAGPAKTPKGMASGSFGPTTAGRMDPYVEEFQSHGGSMIMLAKGNRSQAVTDACKKHGGFYLGSIGGPAAILAKNSIKSVEVVDFEDLGMEAVRKIKVENFPAFIIVDDKGNDFFKEL encoded by the coding sequence ATGGCAGATTTTAAATATCAAAAACCATTTCCAATTTTAAAAGACGATACTGAATATCGTTGCATTACAAAAGATTATGTGTCGACCATTGAAGTTGATGGCCGCGAGATTTTAAAGGTTGACCCAAAAGGTTTGGAAGAACTGGCCAAAGAAGCATTCACCGATGTTTCGTTTTATTTACGCGCTTCGCACCTTGAAAAACTGGCTAAAATTCTGGAAGACCCGGAAGCAACCGATAATGACAAATTTGTGGCACACACCATGCTGATGAACCAGGCAGTTTCTGCCGAGGGCGAATTACCAACCTGCCAGGATACAGGAACAGCAATTGTTATTGGTAAAAAAGGTGAAGATGTGTACACCGGTGCAAACGATGCAGAAGAGCTTTCGAAAGGTATTTTTGCCACATACGCCGACAGGAACTTGCGTTATTCGCAGGTAGTTCCTTTCACGATGACAAAAGAGAAGAATACCGGAACGAATCTTCCTGCACAAATCGATCTTTACGCCGAGCAAGGCAACAAATACGAATTTTTATTTGTAACAAAAGGTGGCGGTTCAGGTAACAAAACCTTCCTTTATCAGCAAACCAAATCGTTGCTGACCGAGGAAAACCTCACCAAATTTGTACAGGAAAAAATTATGGACCTGGGTACTTCTGCATGTCCTCCTTATCACCTGGCACTGGTTATTGGAGGTACTTCTGCCGAAGCAACATTGGCTACTGTTAAAAAGGCATCAGCTGGTTATTTAGATCATTTACCAACCGAAGGAAATGAAGGTGGCCAGGCTTTCCGCGATTTGGAGTGGGAAGAAAAAGTAACCAAAATTTGCCAGGAAAGTGGAGTAGGTGCACAGTTTGGCGGAAAATATTTTGTACACGATGTACGTGTTATCCGCTTGCCACGTCACGCAGCTTCGTGCCCGGTAGGTTTGGGTGTAAGCTGTAGTGCCGACCGTAACATAAAAGCAAAAATTACCAAAGAAGGTATTTTCCTGGAGCAATTGGAGAAAAATCCGGCGCGTTTCTTGCCCGCAAAAGCACCTTCAATGAGTCCGGCAATCGATATTGATTTGGATCAGGGAATGGACAAAGTATTGGCAGAATTGACAAAATACCCAACAAAAACACGTTTGAACCTGAGTGGTACTTTAATCGTTGCACGCGATATTGCACATGCGCAAATCAAACAAATGCTTGACGAAGGCAAACCAATGCCGGAATACTTTAAAAACCACCCGGTGTATTATGCAGGTCCTGCAAAAACACCAAAAGGAATGGCATCAGGTAGTTTCGGGCCAACAACCGCAGGACGCATGGACCCTTATGTTGAAGAGTTCCAAAGCCATGGCGGATCGATGATTATGCTGGCAAAAGGAAACCGCTCGCAAGCTGTTACCGATGCATGTAAAAAGCACGGAGGTTTCTACCTCGGTTCAATTGGCGGACCGGCAGCAATTTTGGCCAAAAACAGTATCAAATCTGTTGAGGTTGTCGATTTTGAAGACCTTGGAATGGAAGCAGTTCGCAAGATCAAAGTGGAGAACTTCCCGGCATTCATTATTGTTGATGATAAAGGAAACGACTTCTTTAAAGAATTATAA
- a CDS encoding NAD(P)-dependent oxidoreductase, whose amino-acid sequence MKKDITIGWIGTGVMGTSMLGHLKQAGYSCTTYTRTKSKAESLLEKGVNWADSPAEVAAVSDVIFTIVGFPKDVREVYFGENGILAKAKPGAILVDMTTTEPSLAVEIYEAAKAKNIQSVDAPVSGGDVGAKNGTLSIMAGGDKEAFDKVFPLFEIMGKQIVYQGAAGSGQHTKMCNQITIAGTMIGVCEALLYGHKAGLDLPTMLSSISGGAAGCWTLDNLAPRIVNRNFDPGFFVEHFIKDMGIALKEAEAMGLSLPGLALVKQLYLAVQAQGHGKLGTHALTLALEKLSGL is encoded by the coding sequence ATGAAAAAAGATATTACAATTGGCTGGATTGGTACCGGAGTTATGGGAACTTCAATGCTGGGCCATTTAAAACAGGCAGGTTATTCGTGTACCACATATACACGAACAAAGAGTAAAGCAGAATCGCTGTTGGAAAAGGGCGTAAATTGGGCGGATAGTCCGGCAGAAGTGGCTGCGGTTTCCGATGTCATTTTTACTATTGTTGGCTTTCCGAAAGATGTTCGCGAAGTATACTTTGGTGAAAATGGTATTCTGGCAAAAGCAAAGCCGGGTGCCATTTTGGTTGATATGACGACCACAGAACCCAGTTTGGCCGTTGAAATTTATGAAGCAGCAAAAGCTAAAAATATCCAATCGGTTGATGCTCCGGTTTCGGGCGGTGATGTTGGTGCAAAAAACGGAACACTTTCAATAATGGCCGGTGGAGACAAAGAAGCTTTCGATAAAGTTTTTCCCTTGTTCGAAATCATGGGAAAACAGATTGTTTACCAGGGAGCAGCCGGATCGGGGCAGCATACAAAAATGTGTAACCAGATAACCATTGCCGGAACGATGATCGGTGTTTGCGAAGCTTTGTTGTATGGTCATAAAGCCGGTCTGGACTTGCCAACTATGCTTTCATCAATTAGTGGTGGAGCAGCCGGATGTTGGACTTTAGATAACCTGGCTCCCCGTATTGTAAATCGCAACTTCGATCCCGGATTTTTTGTGGAACATTTTATTAAAGACATGGGTATTGCCCTGAAAGAGGCGGAAGCAATGGGCCTCTCGTTGCCTGGGCTGGCCTTGGTAAAACAACTGTATCTGGCAGTTCAGGCGCAGGGTCATGGTAAATTGGGAACGCATGCATTAACACTGGCCTTGGAAAAATTATCAGGCTTATAG
- a CDS encoding glycosyl hydrolase encodes MKRILFLVLIVSLFWQSCSQKDNAEKAAKDQISYSETRANFENPSREYGVNCWWWWLNGNVNKAAITKDLEAMKSKNFQGAMIFDAGGHNQRGNKDIPKGPLYGSDEWNELFVFALDEAKRLGLTMGFNIQSGWNLGGPRVTPQYAAKQLTFSETKVEGGKIVSLKLEQPFTRDDFYKDITILAFPLKDAAKTDEVITDLDYKLGFHELGGSAPDCRFLLFNDPEKDKGENAENYTINKDDIIQLDAFVAEDGTLNWDAPEGNWNIMRVGYTCTDAEVSTSSGDWQGRVLDYMSEEAFDFYWNDVVEPIFEAAGDHVGTTLKYMETDSWECGGMNWTDKFVQEFTDYRGYDVINYLPVVAGYIVDDVNTTNAFLADFRKTLADLVAEKHYKRFQEYAHHYNMGVQPESAGPHAGPMDGIKNYGYNDIVMSEFWAPSPHRPRDENRFFLKQASSAAHIYGIKIVGAESFTTIGPHWNDELWHDQKSSFDHEICAGLNRMYFHTFTCSPPEMGLPGQEYFAGTHVNPQVTWWNESGPFIDYMQRVQAVVQEGKFVADVLYYYGDHVPNVFPYKHSDPAGVMPGYDYDVTDETIFLQLKVDNGKVVVPGGIEYRVLVLPDHKVLSLAVLEKLEELVNQGATVIGSKAESTISLVGGKAANDKFQLLTEKLWGSDVAAEGAHEYGAGKVVWGVTAREYLLSQGVEPDFEVKGNNSTTDFDYIHYTIGKTQVYFVSNQTAEKQKITAAFRLSGMQPELWDANTGKIRNAMAFKQANGKTEVPLTLEPYGSVMVVFNAAIPADRQGVEARNYPGYKTVKNIDGEWELFFDPEWGGPGKVVFPELADWSKSDDQGIKYYSGKVDYTKTFNLDFAAEKGNDYFLQLETVKDVGIAEVTVNGKYKGITWTKPFRVNISDVLQQGENTLEITVVNSWFNRVAGDEILDDQKKYTSTNIVISNDFLGRKRPEINLEPSGLLGPVTIRKSVWEND; translated from the coding sequence ATGAAAAGAATATTGTTTTTGGTACTTATTGTTTCTTTGTTTTGGCAATCGTGCTCACAAAAAGATAATGCCGAAAAGGCCGCGAAAGACCAGATCAGTTACAGCGAAACAAGAGCCAATTTTGAAAATCCGTCACGTGAATATGGCGTTAATTGCTGGTGGTGGTGGTTGAATGGAAATGTAAATAAAGCAGCTATCACGAAAGATTTGGAAGCCATGAAATCCAAAAACTTTCAGGGCGCGATGATCTTTGATGCGGGTGGTCATAACCAGCGTGGAAATAAAGACATCCCGAAAGGACCGTTGTACGGTTCGGATGAGTGGAACGAACTCTTTGTATTCGCACTTGATGAGGCCAAACGATTGGGTTTAACAATGGGATTTAATATTCAAAGTGGCTGGAACCTCGGTGGGCCGCGTGTAACGCCTCAGTATGCTGCCAAACAATTGACTTTTTCCGAAACGAAAGTAGAAGGAGGGAAGATTGTTTCTCTTAAATTAGAGCAGCCCTTTACCAGAGACGACTTTTATAAAGACATTACGATTCTTGCTTTTCCGTTAAAAGATGCCGCGAAAACCGATGAGGTGATTACCGATCTTGATTACAAACTGGGCTTTCATGAGTTGGGTGGTTCTGCACCCGATTGCAGATTCCTGCTCTTTAATGATCCTGAAAAGGATAAAGGAGAAAATGCGGAAAATTACACTATTAATAAAGACGATATCATTCAGCTTGATGCATTTGTAGCTGAAGACGGAACATTAAACTGGGATGCGCCTGAAGGCAACTGGAACATAATGCGGGTTGGTTACACATGTACCGATGCTGAAGTGTCAACATCGAGTGGCGACTGGCAGGGCCGCGTGTTGGATTACATGAGCGAAGAGGCTTTTGATTTTTACTGGAACGACGTAGTGGAGCCAATTTTTGAAGCTGCCGGCGATCATGTTGGAACAACTTTGAAATACATGGAAACCGACAGTTGGGAGTGTGGTGGCATGAACTGGACAGATAAATTTGTACAGGAATTTACGGATTACCGTGGTTACGATGTGATAAATTACTTGCCGGTTGTTGCCGGATACATTGTTGATGATGTAAATACGACAAATGCCTTTTTGGCCGATTTCAGAAAAACACTGGCCGACCTGGTTGCTGAAAAACATTACAAGCGTTTTCAGGAATATGCACACCATTATAACATGGGTGTTCAGCCCGAATCTGCAGGTCCACACGCCGGACCAATGGACGGCATTAAAAACTACGGTTACAATGATATTGTAATGAGTGAGTTTTGGGCACCGTCGCCACACCGTCCGCGCGACGAAAACCGTTTTTTCCTGAAACAGGCTTCTTCCGCAGCGCATATTTACGGAATTAAAATAGTTGGAGCCGAAAGTTTTACTACGATTGGTCCACATTGGAACGATGAATTGTGGCACGATCAGAAATCATCATTCGACCATGAAATTTGCGCCGGATTAAACCGCATGTACTTTCATACTTTTACCTGTTCGCCACCCGAAATGGGTTTGCCGGGTCAGGAGTATTTTGCGGGAACGCACGTAAATCCGCAGGTTACCTGGTGGAATGAATCAGGACCATTTATCGATTATATGCAACGTGTACAGGCCGTTGTGCAGGAAGGCAAATTTGTTGCCGATGTGCTGTATTATTACGGCGATCATGTGCCGAATGTATTTCCATACAAGCATTCCGATCCTGCCGGAGTCATGCCCGGTTATGATTACGATGTAACCGATGAAACGATATTCTTACAATTAAAAGTGGATAACGGAAAAGTTGTCGTTCCCGGAGGAATTGAATACCGTGTTTTGGTTTTACCCGATCATAAAGTTCTGTCGTTGGCAGTGCTTGAAAAACTGGAGGAGTTGGTAAATCAGGGAGCTACTGTTATTGGAAGTAAAGCTGAAAGTACAATCAGCCTGGTTGGAGGAAAAGCAGCAAACGACAAATTTCAATTGCTTACAGAAAAATTATGGGGAAGTGATGTCGCAGCTGAAGGTGCACATGAATATGGCGCTGGAAAAGTTGTTTGGGGTGTTACTGCCCGCGAATACTTATTATCGCAAGGAGTTGAACCAGATTTTGAAGTTAAAGGCAACAACAGTACCACTGACTTCGACTACATTCATTATACAATCGGAAAAACACAGGTGTATTTTGTGTCGAATCAAACTGCTGAGAAACAAAAAATAACGGCAGCTTTTCGTTTAAGCGGAATGCAACCTGAACTTTGGGATGCCAACACGGGTAAGATTCGCAATGCCATGGCGTTTAAACAGGCCAATGGTAAAACCGAAGTACCGCTAACGCTTGAACCTTACGGATCGGTTATGGTGGTTTTTAACGCGGCAATTCCTGCCGACCGTCAAGGTGTAGAAGCACGGAATTATCCTGGCTACAAAACCGTTAAAAATATTGATGGTGAATGGGAATTGTTTTTTGATCCGGAGTGGGGTGGTCCCGGAAAAGTTGTTTTCCCGGAATTGGCCGACTGGTCGAAATCTGATGATCAGGGAATAAAATATTATTCAGGTAAGGTAGACTACACAAAAACATTTAACCTGGATTTTGCAGCGGAAAAGGGCAACGACTATTTCCTTCAGTTGGAAACGGTAAAAGATGTGGGTATTGCTGAAGTTACTGTTAACGGAAAATACAAGGGAATTACCTGGACAAAACCTTTCCGTGTAAACATTAGCGATGTGCTGCAACAAGGCGAAAATACCTTGGAGATAACTGTTGTAAACTCGTGGTTTAACCGTGTTGCAGGAGATGAAATTCTGGATGATCAGAAAAAATACACATCGACCAACATTGTAATTTCGAACGATTTTCTGGGAAGAAAACGGCCTGAAATTAATCTGGAACCATCCGGGTTATTAGGTCCGGTAACCATTCGCAAAAGTGTTTGGGAAAACGATTAG
- a CDS encoding phospholipase D family protein, whose amino-acid sequence MKAKFLGHGLDSENKFNVGKQLAVSFESSKYEVFNGFVAFAAISGVKLLAPFIKKARENYKQIRFFIGVDNRGTSKEALEYLIHENIETYIYHDKKQYITYHPKLFIFEGPKHARIIIGSSNLTSSGIRNNIESSIQLDFFTATDKQGQNVLAEIKDYYADLLNLNSEKLKPLDENLLNELIKQNLLFNQFQRGGKKTEPKTNDGENQEEQDERIEIPKFDIETGFEQKHQKNKYKERRFTSGDYERFETLLDRYVNYKRDVRPSGIVSKHTDDRELFRWYQKMHALYNKKGLPKDIENILRSVDFPFSGVGILRKRLIKWDKDFQKLVDYRNKVTPTSKYTHVPQFTNKSNPYYNLATWCVMQKQRRKGNYTPLWTQYEEDKMNSINFLWDASIAGSRPKDEKWADNLVELENYYKKKKNANTVPSQKTTLGHWLNDQMTLKTRQERENRNDLISEIRIEMLGELLAKNGIEWEWEKQKHRIGIENKIESWKKIEEWTNSGKIKNLTDKEKKELKKMRDDMAQLRSQSKRWNNDKHRWKYEILDKAGFPYNKQ is encoded by the coding sequence ATGAAAGCTAAATTTTTAGGACATGGACTTGATTCAGAAAACAAATTCAATGTTGGAAAGCAACTTGCTGTTTCATTTGAAAGTTCTAAATATGAAGTTTTTAATGGATTTGTTGCATTTGCCGCAATTTCGGGTGTAAAATTGCTTGCGCCTTTTATTAAAAAAGCACGGGAAAATTATAAGCAGATAAGATTTTTTATAGGAGTTGACAATAGAGGAACTTCAAAAGAAGCATTGGAATACTTAATTCATGAAAACATTGAAACTTATATATATCACGATAAAAAACAATATATAACTTACCATCCAAAATTATTCATATTTGAAGGTCCAAAACATGCTCGGATAATAATTGGTTCTTCTAATCTCACTAGCTCTGGAATAAGAAACAATATTGAGTCATCGATTCAACTTGATTTTTTCACTGCCACTGACAAACAAGGACAAAATGTACTTGCAGAGATAAAAGATTATTACGCTGATTTATTAAATCTTAATTCCGAAAAACTTAAACCACTTGACGAAAACTTACTAAATGAGCTAATAAAACAAAACTTACTTTTTAATCAGTTTCAACGTGGAGGCAAAAAAACTGAACCAAAAACAAATGATGGAGAAAACCAAGAAGAACAGGATGAACGTATCGAAATACCAAAATTTGATATTGAAACTGGGTTTGAACAAAAACACCAAAAGAACAAATATAAAGAACGGCGTTTTACTTCTGGCGATTATGAAAGATTCGAGACTTTACTCGACCGTTATGTTAATTATAAAAGGGACGTTAGACCATCAGGAATTGTAAGTAAACATACTGATGATAGAGAACTGTTTCGATGGTATCAGAAGATGCACGCACTTTATAATAAAAAAGGGTTACCTAAAGACATTGAAAATATATTAAGAAGCGTTGATTTTCCATTTTCGGGAGTGGGTATTCTGCGAAAAAGATTAATTAAGTGGGATAAAGATTTTCAGAAATTGGTTGACTACAGAAACAAAGTAACCCCGACTAGTAAATACACACATGTTCCGCAATTCACTAATAAATCAAATCCATATTATAATCTTGCAACTTGGTGTGTCATGCAAAAACAAAGACGAAAAGGAAATTACACGCCTTTATGGACACAATATGAAGAGGATAAAATGAATTCTATAAATTTCTTATGGGATGCTTCAATAGCGGGTAGCAGACCTAAGGATGAAAAATGGGCTGATAATTTAGTCGAACTTGAAAATTATTATAAAAAAAAGAAAAACGCGAATACAGTACCTTCTCAAAAAACAACACTTGGTCACTGGTTAAATGACCAAATGACTTTAAAAACGAGACAGGAAAGAGAAAACAGAAACGATTTAATAAGCGAAATCAGAATCGAAATGCTTGGCGAATTACTCGCAAAGAATGGCATTGAATGGGAATGGGAAAAACAAAAACACAGAATCGGAATAGAAAATAAAATTGAAAGTTGGAAAAAAATTGAAGAGTGGACTAATAGTGGGAAAATTAAAAACCTGACCGATAAGGAAAAGAAAGAACTTAAGAAAATGCGTGATGATATGGCTCAATTGCGGAGTCAAAGTAAGAGGTGGAATAATGATAAACATAGATGGAAATATGAAATTCTTGATAAAGCAGGATTTCCATATAATAAACAATAA